Within Paenibacillus sabinae T27, the genomic segment ATCAGCTTGACCGTGGAACAATTCAATACCTCCGGCTGCGCCTTGATCTCGTAGCGGAATTTATTTTTGAACCGGAAGCTTTGGATGACGAGATAATGACGGATATGATCAAGCTCCTCCCGGAGCGTAATAATATTCTTGCCCTTGCTCAGACTGATGCGGAAAAACCGGGAGAGCGACTGGATCATCGTCACCACCTCCTCATTCTTGCCGCGTTCGGCCAGCCGGATGACGGAATTGAGCGTATTGTACAAAAAATGCGGATTGATCTGGGATTGCAGCACTTCCAGCTCGCCCTTGCGTTTCGTTTCCTGCTCGTAAATAATCTGGTCCATCAGCTTGCGGATGCGCTGGAGCATCAGATTGAACCGTTTGGACAACTGCTCTACCTCGTAAGGGCCGCGGACATAGATCGAGGTATTCAAATCCCCCTCCACCACCTGCTGAACGGTACGCTCCAGCTTGGAGATCGGGCGGGCAATTCTGGCGGACAGCAGCACGGACACGACGATGACGCACAGGATGGACAGCGGGAGGAACAGCATCATGAATTGATTGAGATCCCGTTTGGTCGTCACAATCTCGTCGTAATAGGCGACGCCGACGATTTTCCAGCCTGTCTGATCCACCGTGCGGACAGTGATGAACCGCTTCTCTCCCGTGGATTCGTCCAGATAGCTGCAATAGGCGTACTCTAGCACCGGCTCCACATTCTCATATTTCAGTCCGGCATAAATCAGTTGCTGCTGCGGATGGTACACAATATTTCCGAGGGAATCCAGAATATAGGCATAGCCTCTTTTTCCCAGCTTGACCTGTTTGCTTAACTCGTCGATGGTGCGGAAATTGAAGTCGACAAGCAATATTCCTTTTTTTCTTGTACCGTGGTCTGTGTAAGCGATCATTTTGCTCATGGATACCACCCAGGTGTAACGCTGCTTGAATAAGTTCTGGACATGCGGCTGGGAAAAAGATATCTCTCCCGTCTTCCCGGGTGCGGTAAACCAGCTTTGTTCCCCCATCCGGGTGTTGCGCCTCATCGGGGCGGACGGAACGTCCAGCACCAGACGGCCTTCAGGCGTGAAGACGGCGAAGGACACCAGATCCTCCCGGGATTCGAGCAGTGTAGACAGGCTTTCTTGCAGCATCGGTGAATCAATGGACGCATTCTGCCCGATCTGCTGCTCCGCTTTCTCATAAATATTGCGCATGCCGTTCACATACAGCCCGAGATTGTAATTGACCTGCTCGATAATCTGCTGCATATTCAGGCTCGCATTCTCCTCCGCCGTCTTCGCGAACTTGTTGTACAGCGCAAAGCTGACGATAACCGTCACGAGTACGGCGATCGAGGTCAGAGTTACCGTCAGGATTACCTGAATGCTGAGCAGCTTGGAGGTAAATGTTCCCCCTGGACGGCCACGCCGCTGCGGATGATGCGGAAAGAGACGGGTCCGCTCTTTGGGCATGGATTACCCTCCTCTAGCGCCGTTCTTGTACTCTTTAGGCGACTGGCCGTATTTCTTCCGGAAGCAGAAGCTGAAATAGTTCGGGTCGGTAAAGCCGATTTTGTCCGCGATTTCAAAAGCCTTAAGCTCCGTCGTGCGCAGCAGCTCCTTGGCCGCC encodes:
- a CDS encoding sensor histidine kinase, which produces MPKERTRLFPHHPQRRGRPGGTFTSKLLSIQVILTVTLTSIAVLVTVIVSFALYNKFAKTAEENASLNMQQIIEQVNYNLGLYVNGMRNIYEKAEQQIGQNASIDSPMLQESLSTLLESREDLVSFAVFTPEGRLVLDVPSAPMRRNTRMGEQSWFTAPGKTGEISFSQPHVQNLFKQRYTWVVSMSKMIAYTDHGTRKKGILLVDFNFRTIDELSKQVKLGKRGYAYILDSLGNIVYHPQQQLIYAGLKYENVEPVLEYAYCSYLDESTGEKRFITVRTVDQTGWKIVGVAYYDEIVTTKRDLNQFMMLFLPLSILCVIVVSVLLSARIARPISKLERTVQQVVEGDLNTSIYVRGPYEVEQLSKRFNLMLQRIRKLMDQIIYEQETKRKGELEVLQSQINPHFLYNTLNSVIRLAERGKNEEVVTMIQSLSRFFRISLSKGKNIITLREELDHIRHYLVIQSFRFKNKFRYEIKAQPEVLNCSTVKLILQPIVENALYHGIEMMPDEGLIEISAELRSGLVVITVRDNGLGMSGDMLKNMLKGGAKSRGGSGVGVRNVHERIRLYYGREYGLSFESEIEEGTTVTVTFPARDAGEDGETAMEEAKSQ